From a single Longimicrobium sp. genomic region:
- a CDS encoding cupin domain-containing protein: MTEAAAEQTGAVEGHGGIFVVRGSGTHRQWNNIRYKTGLSAANVGARQLSMNVATIPPGGVAYAHVHVGFEVMLYILEGRVRHEYGPNLRHSVENEAGDFIFIEPGVPHEVFNLSDTEPVVAVVARSDAGEWEHIVDYDRETGELVERGRKG; this comes from the coding sequence ATGACCGAGGCAGCGGCCGAGCAGACGGGGGCGGTGGAGGGGCACGGCGGGATCTTCGTGGTGCGCGGCAGCGGCACGCACCGGCAGTGGAACAACATCCGCTACAAGACGGGGCTCTCGGCCGCCAACGTGGGGGCCAGGCAGCTCTCGATGAACGTGGCCACCATCCCGCCCGGCGGGGTCGCCTACGCGCACGTGCACGTGGGCTTCGAGGTGATGCTCTACATCCTGGAGGGCCGCGTCCGGCACGAGTACGGGCCGAACCTGCGCCACAGCGTGGAGAACGAGGCGGGCGACTTCATCTTCATCGAGCCCGGGGTGCCGCACGAGGTGTTCAACCTGAGCGACACCGAGCCCGTGGTGGCCGTCGTCGCGCGCTCCGACGCCGGCGAGTGGGAGCACATCGTCGACTACGACCGCGAGACCGGCGAGCTCGTCGAGCGCGGGCGGAAGGGGTGA